In the genome of Pelobacter seleniigenes DSM 18267, one region contains:
- a CDS encoding SLC13 family permease, with translation MIANVWKRLWIMHDDTKSVFAVTPTAMQRLLRKNLLFSARDSEQDVDLADEMEDAPAEHAQRLKTTPGGVDEGEPRGYTRRQMVGLILGPLLFFLMLFLPAPAGMTPVAQKMAAIALLMATWWMCESIPIPATSLLPIALFPLLGVMSTQKATAPYASHLIYLFMGGFIIALSMQRWNLHRRIAMNIINAVGFSPGRLIFGFMIATATLSAFVSNTATTVMMMPIGLAIITHVVDEGTKEGLHQHINFSPEQFAFGLNLMLGIAYAASIGGIATLIGTPPNTVLAGYLQKTYGYEITFVDWLKVGIPLVVVMLPLCWLWLTKVANPMKLKKVPGGRDLIREELREMGSMNTGERWTALVFALTALGWIFRKQLGFLFPDPKMVTDAAIAMTGALVLFLIPISLKKNQFVMDWHWAAKMPWGVLILFGGGLSLADGFKVSGLAEWLGNQVGLLENAPILVLVVAVTTLIIFLTELTSNTATSAMVMPILSAVAIGLGQSPLLLIVPAAIAASCAFMLPVATPPNAIVFGSGYVTIPQMAKSGFGLNIIGIVLVVAITYLLVLPVFDVVIGQIPAWVAAVK, from the coding sequence ATGATTGCAAACGTATGGAAACGACTATGGATCATGCACGACGACACCAAGTCGGTGTTCGCCGTGACCCCAACGGCCATGCAGCGGCTGCTGCGCAAGAATCTGCTGTTTTCAGCCAGAGATTCGGAGCAGGATGTCGATCTTGCCGATGAGATGGAGGATGCTCCGGCAGAACACGCCCAGCGTCTGAAAACCACTCCCGGCGGGGTGGATGAGGGGGAACCCAGGGGATACACCCGGCGGCAAATGGTTGGGCTGATTCTCGGCCCGCTGCTGTTTTTTCTGATGTTGTTCCTTCCCGCTCCAGCGGGTATGACCCCGGTAGCCCAGAAGATGGCGGCCATCGCTCTGCTCATGGCGACCTGGTGGATGTGTGAATCGATTCCGATTCCTGCGACCAGTCTGCTGCCGATTGCCCTGTTTCCCCTGCTCGGGGTCATGAGTACCCAGAAAGCGACCGCGCCCTATGCCAGCCATCTGATCTATCTGTTCATGGGCGGCTTCATTATCGCCCTGTCCATGCAGCGCTGGAACCTGCACCGGCGGATCGCTATGAATATCATCAACGCGGTTGGTTTTTCTCCGGGCCGGCTGATTTTTGGCTTTATGATCGCTACCGCCACCCTGTCGGCTTTTGTCTCCAATACCGCGACTACGGTCATGATGATGCCCATCGGGCTGGCGATCATTACTCATGTGGTTGACGAGGGGACTAAGGAAGGACTTCATCAGCACATCAATTTTTCTCCGGAGCAGTTCGCCTTCGGACTCAACCTGATGCTGGGAATCGCTTACGCTGCCTCCATCGGCGGGATTGCCACGCTGATCGGGACTCCGCCCAATACCGTGCTGGCCGGTTACCTGCAGAAGACCTATGGTTATGAAATCACCTTTGTCGACTGGCTCAAGGTCGGGATCCCCCTGGTTGTGGTGATGCTGCCGCTGTGCTGGTTGTGGCTGACCAAGGTTGCCAACCCGATGAAACTGAAGAAAGTTCCGGGCGGACGTGACCTGATCAGGGAAGAACTGCGCGAGATGGGCAGCATGAACACCGGCGAACGCTGGACCGCCCTGGTCTTTGCCCTCACCGCCCTGGGCTGGATCTTCCGCAAACAACTCGGCTTTCTCTTCCCGGATCCAAAAATGGTCACCGATGCGGCCATAGCCATGACCGGGGCGCTGGTGCTGTTTTTGATTCCGATCAGTCTGAAAAAGAACCAGTTTGTCATGGACTGGCATTGGGCTGCCAAAATGCCCTGGGGGGTACTGATTCTGTTTGGCGGCGGACTGTCCCTGGCTGATGGATTCAAGGTTTCCGGGTTGGCGGAATGGCTGGGAAATCAGGTTGGGCTGCTGGAAAATGCGCCGATTCTGGTTCTGGTGGTGGCGGTGACCACCCTGATCATTTTCCTGACCGAGCTAACCTCCAATACGGCGACCTCGGCCATGGTCATGCCGATCCTTTCCGCTGTCGCCATCGGTCTGGGGCAAAGCCCATTGTTGCTGATTGTGCCGGCGGCAATAGCCGCTTCCTGTGCGTTCATGCTGCCAGTCGCCACCCCGCCCAACGCCATTGTGTTCGGTTCCGGTTACGTGACCATCCCGCAGATGGCCAAAAGCGGTTTTGGTCTCAATATCATCGGTATCGTGCTGGTGGTCGCCATCACCTATCTGCTGGTTCTTCCGGTTTTCGATGTGGTGATCGGGCAGATTCCGGCCTGGGTGGCCGCGGTCAAATAA
- a CDS encoding helix-turn-helix domain-containing protein: MPIVINLDVLLAKRKMKSMELAKLVGITEQNLSILKTGKAKAIRFATLEAICKHLDCQPGDILEYQQDS, encoded by the coding sequence ATGCCCATTGTCATTAATCTGGATGTTCTTCTCGCCAAGCGTAAAATGAAATCCATGGAGCTCGCCAAACTGGTCGGCATCACGGAACAAAATCTGTCCATTTTGAAGACCGGCAAAGCCAAAGCAATTCGCTTTGCGACCCTGGAAGCCATCTGCAAGCATCTTGACTGTCAGCCCGGTGATATTCTTGAATACCAACAGGACAGCTAA
- a CDS encoding carboxymuconolactone decarboxylase family protein, translating into MATTRYSAGLSKLNEIDGEAGQKVIDSLQSICPDLARYTIEFPFGDIYQRPQLDLKSREIATVAALTALGHCAPQLNVHINGALNVGCSAEEIVEVILQMAVYAGFPAALNGMFVAKEVFASRGLLETAATCSTAELAP; encoded by the coding sequence ATGGCAACAACAAGATACTCAGCAGGTTTAAGCAAACTGAATGAAATCGACGGCGAAGCCGGGCAAAAGGTCATTGACAGCCTGCAATCCATTTGCCCCGACCTGGCCAGATACACCATCGAATTTCCTTTTGGTGATATCTATCAACGACCGCAGCTCGACTTGAAGTCCCGCGAAATTGCCACGGTGGCGGCACTGACCGCCCTCGGCCATTGTGCCCCCCAACTCAATGTGCACATTAACGGAGCCCTGAACGTGGGCTGTTCAGCGGAAGAAATTGTCGAAGTCATTCTGCAGATGGCTGTTTACGCAGGTTTTCCGGCGGCGCTGAACGGGATGTTTGTCGCCAAAGAAGTTTTTGCCAGCCGAGGTTTGCTGGAAACCGCTGCAACATGCAGCACGGCAGAACTGGCACCATGA
- a CDS encoding ketopantoate reductase family protein, with protein sequence MIGSERLYVVGAGSIGMPLAALLTDRGLPVTAVRTSIEGLVSAPVEVTVELSAGQSLRAVVETASLSAIGPVNSGIVVLTAKATANKVLAAKLREKFAGLPLVVLQNGIGVEQPFSEAGFAVVYRCVLYATGQAEGKHCYRFREVAASPLGVVNGHPAQAQAIVELLSSPGFRFCYEENIAGQAWKKAIINAAFNSICPLLDVDNGIFHRDEGVAAIAAAVIDEGSSVAARRGICFAAGELLEQLLLISRRADGQLISTLQDLNQGRETEIDFLNLEIARVGAELNPPVDTPITRLLGEMILAKSRIGRRAG encoded by the coding sequence ATGATCGGTTCAGAAAGACTATATGTGGTTGGCGCGGGATCCATCGGGATGCCGCTGGCAGCGTTGTTAACGGACCGGGGCTTGCCGGTCACCGCAGTGCGCACCAGTATTGAGGGGCTGGTCTCCGCCCCGGTTGAAGTCACTGTTGAACTGTCCGCCGGGCAGTCGCTGCGGGCCGTGGTCGAAACAGCATCCCTCTCTGCCATTGGTCCGGTTAATAGTGGCATTGTTGTGCTGACCGCAAAAGCTACGGCAAATAAAGTGCTGGCTGCAAAGCTGCGGGAGAAATTCGCCGGGTTGCCGTTGGTGGTGCTGCAGAATGGCATCGGTGTGGAGCAGCCCTTTAGCGAGGCCGGTTTTGCCGTTGTCTATCGTTGTGTCCTGTACGCCACCGGGCAGGCCGAGGGAAAGCATTGTTACCGGTTCCGGGAGGTTGCCGCATCGCCCCTCGGGGTCGTCAATGGTCACCCGGCCCAGGCGCAGGCCATCGTCGAGCTTTTGTCCTCCCCGGGTTTTCGTTTTTGCTATGAAGAGAACATTGCCGGGCAGGCGTGGAAAAAGGCGATCATCAATGCGGCCTTCAATTCGATCTGTCCTTTGCTCGATGTTGATAACGGAATCTTTCACCGGGATGAAGGGGTTGCCGCCATTGCCGCAGCCGTGATCGACGAAGGAAGTTCCGTCGCCGCCCGGCGCGGGATTTGTTTCGCCGCAGGGGAGTTGTTGGAGCAGTTGTTACTGATCAGTCGCCGCGCCGACGGTCAGCTGATCTCAACCCTGCAGGATCTGAACCAGGGGCGGGAGACCGAGATCGATTTCCTGAACCTGGAGATCGCCCGCGTTGGAGCCGAGCTGAATCCGCCGGTCGACACGCCGATCACCCGTCTG
- a CDS encoding YkgJ family cysteine cluster protein, which yields MNSKPETTPDPEVTCSDCAAACCRQQAMLFDDRGVPDHFVVTDSRGVASMARLADGWCVALDRATMACTIYEKRPWICREFELGEEECLAARAANYGCPDR from the coding sequence ATGAACAGCAAACCTGAAACCACGCCAGATCCAGAAGTCACCTGTAGCGATTGTGCTGCCGCCTGCTGCCGCCAGCAAGCCATGCTGTTTGATGACCGAGGCGTGCCCGATCATTTTGTGGTCACCGACTCGCGGGGCGTAGCAAGCATGGCTCGTCTGGCAGATGGCTGGTGTGTGGCCCTGGATCGCGCTACCATGGCCTGCACAATTTATGAAAAACGCCCCTGGATCTGCCGGGAATTCGAGTTGGGCGAAGAGGAGTGTCTGGCGGCGCGGGCCGCCAACTATGGATGCCCGGATCGCTGA
- a CDS encoding DUF3024 domain-containing protein: MSLSEFEIKRIEKKVAEFMDRKRPPAHVRSQLDFGYCLQEQSLELFEIRPRWDVPEEILESGFAKATYVKSTRLWKVYWQRADLKWHRYDPAPEVASVEDFLQLVEEDAYSCFFG; this comes from the coding sequence ATGTCTTTAAGTGAATTTGAAATCAAGCGGATTGAAAAGAAAGTGGCCGAATTCATGGACCGAAAACGGCCCCCTGCCCATGTCCGTTCACAACTCGATTTCGGTTATTGCTTGCAGGAACAAAGCCTGGAACTGTTTGAAATCCGGCCGCGCTGGGATGTCCCGGAAGAGATCCTCGAATCTGGCTTTGCCAAAGCCACCTACGTCAAAAGTACTCGGCTCTGGAAGGTCTATTGGCAAAGGGCGGATTTAAAATGGCATCGCTACGACCCCGCACCGGAGGTTGCTTCGGTAGAGGACTTTTTGCAACTGGTCGAAGAAGATGCTTATTCCTGTTTCTTCGGCTGA
- the lepB gene encoding signal peptidase I, with the protein MALIGWSSHAQIFQSGGFSTACQDGGKGYMLCFQLRPFRDQAFTLHGKPKYAALEIGEVLMKNQLKTRIALFLKGWGLSLIIALVIATSVKSSLADWNDIPSGSMQPTILVGDRVVVNKLAYDLKIPYTTRHLATWADPQRGDIVVFYSPKDGTRLIKRVVGIPGDILSMRDNRLLINGEGVPYAPLQQGTVEHLGLAHQERYQFFAENLAGTPHSVMFSPTRPSLTSFGPVTVPAGQYFMMGDNRDNSFDSRFLGFVKRDEIVGRATMVALSRDGSFLHPRWWRFFKELI; encoded by the coding sequence ATGGCCTTGATTGGATGGTCATCACATGCACAGATATTTCAATCAGGCGGTTTTTCGACAGCCTGCCAGGACGGAGGAAAGGGTTATATGTTATGCTTTCAGCTTCGTCCGTTTCGCGATCAAGCATTCACTCTTCACGGAAAACCGAAGTATGCAGCCCTTGAAATAGGGGAAGTCCTCATGAAAAATCAATTGAAAACACGAATTGCTCTCTTTTTAAAAGGCTGGGGCCTGAGCCTGATCATCGCGTTAGTGATTGCAACATCCGTCAAATCATCTCTAGCCGATTGGAACGATATCCCTTCCGGTTCGATGCAACCGACCATTCTGGTCGGTGACCGGGTTGTTGTCAACAAACTCGCCTATGACCTGAAGATCCCTTACACCACGCGCCATCTTGCCACCTGGGCCGACCCGCAACGAGGTGATATCGTGGTCTTTTACTCTCCCAAAGATGGAACCCGCCTCATCAAACGGGTGGTCGGGATCCCCGGCGATATTCTCTCCATGCGCGACAACCGGCTGCTCATTAATGGCGAAGGTGTTCCGTATGCCCCACTGCAGCAGGGCACCGTGGAGCATTTGGGCCTTGCTCATCAGGAACGTTATCAGTTCTTTGCTGAGAATCTTGCCGGCACCCCGCATTCGGTCATGTTTTCGCCGACACGCCCGTCCCTCACCTCCTTTGGCCCGGTGACCGTTCCGGCCGGACAATATTTCATGATGGGCGACAATCGTGACAACAGCTTCGATTCCCGTTTTTTGGGCTTTGTGAAGCGGGATGAAATCGTCGGCCGGGCTACCATGGTGGCTTTATCCAGAGACGGCTCGTTTCTCCACCCAAGATGGTGGCGTTTTTTCAAGGAACTCATTTAA
- a CDS encoding DUF2975 domain-containing protein codes for MNNLFRIKKVSHGFQLLFSVLLVAIPLLDICFWVFINQLPETLISVNIPSTPFAPHELSVTIRLIGFAASLLPLSALTYGLINLRKLFSYYKAGVIFSFSHVLLFKKIAKALLFWVILSIAYDSTQSVLFSLGNPPGSRVISVGFGSAELTTLIVGGIVLFIAWVMDEGRLLAEENELTV; via the coding sequence ATGAACAACTTATTCAGAATCAAAAAAGTCAGTCACGGTTTTCAACTCTTGTTTTCCGTTCTGTTGGTGGCAATTCCTTTGCTGGATATCTGTTTTTGGGTCTTCATCAATCAGCTGCCTGAAACCCTTATTAGCGTCAATATCCCATCCACTCCGTTCGCCCCCCATGAGCTATCAGTGACCATCCGGCTGATCGGCTTTGCCGCCAGCCTGCTGCCATTATCCGCTCTCACTTATGGACTGATCAACCTGCGGAAACTCTTTTCCTATTATAAAGCGGGGGTGATTTTTTCGTTCAGTCATGTCCTGCTGTTTAAAAAGATCGCCAAGGCACTGTTGTTTTGGGTGATTTTGTCCATTGCCTACGATTCGACCCAAAGCGTTCTTTTCTCATTGGGCAATCCTCCCGGCAGCCGCGTTATCAGTGTCGGGTTCGGTTCGGCCGAGCTCACCACCCTTATTGTGGGGGGAATCGTCCTGTTCATTGCCTGGGTCATGGATGAAGGTCGTCTCCTGGCCGAAGAAAACGAACTGACCGTTTAA
- a CDS encoding GFA family protein produces the protein MTKVHRGSCLCGAVRFEIRGDFERFYLCHCQHCQKDTGSAHAANLFSSSAILHWLSGKDLVKSFTLPGTRHMKSFCSTCGSALPSCQPEGQLLVVPAGSLDSELSIRPHAQLFVASKAQWEQELTDIPQFEKLPE, from the coding sequence ATGACGAAGGTACACCGCGGATCCTGTCTCTGCGGCGCGGTCCGCTTTGAAATCAGGGGCGACTTTGAGCGTTTTTACCTGTGCCATTGCCAGCACTGTCAGAAGGATACCGGGTCCGCCCACGCAGCCAACCTGTTTTCGAGCAGCGCCATCCTGCACTGGCTGAGCGGGAAAGACCTGGTCAAATCGTTCACTCTGCCTGGCACCCGGCACATGAAAAGCTTTTGCTCAACCTGCGGCTCGGCCCTGCCCAGCTGCCAACCGGAGGGGCAGCTGCTGGTTGTCCCGGCGGGCAGCCTGGACAGCGAACTGAGCATCCGCCCCCATGCGCAGCTGTTTGTTGCCAGCAAAGCCCAGTGGGAGCAGGAGTTGACGGACATCCCCCAATTTGAAAAACTGCCCGAATAA
- a CDS encoding MerR family transcriptional regulator, protein MNISKFSALTGLSPHTLRYYEKLGLLSHISRNDSGHRSYSSADAEWVRFINRLKVTGMPLKQILTYAQLREAGANTFQQRRLLLEQHRNALQTRIDNDLEHLRALDAKIAFYDADKPLT, encoded by the coding sequence ATGAATATCAGCAAGTTCTCCGCATTGACCGGCCTGTCGCCGCACACCCTGCGGTACTATGAGAAATTAGGCTTGCTCTCGCATATTTCCCGCAATGACAGCGGCCATCGCAGCTACAGTTCGGCCGATGCCGAGTGGGTCAGGTTCATCAATCGTCTCAAGGTGACCGGCATGCCGTTAAAACAGATTCTTACCTATGCCCAGCTGCGTGAAGCCGGTGCCAACACGTTTCAACAACGCCGCCTGCTGCTGGAACAGCATCGGAATGCCCTGCAGACACGGATCGATAATGACCTGGAACACTTACGCGCATTGGATGCTAAAATTGCCTTTTATGATGCGGATAAACCCTTGACTTAG